The following DNA comes from Ruficoccus amylovorans.
GTGGTGAAGGCTTTGAGTTCGTCGCGGAGGGAGGCGTCCATAAGTCTTCATTGTTACACGGCTCCGTCCCCAAAAACACGTCTAAACCGCCCCCGGGAAAGCAAAACTTGTTTTTTCACCCGAAGGCGGTGTAGGGTGGGGCCTTAACGATGCATTGGAAAGACTGTGCCATCCACGTGGTGGATTTTGAAGGCAGCCGCAACAGCGGTGTGGTGGAGTTCGGGCTGGTCACGCTCTGGGACGGTGAAATCGCCGCCTGCGCGACCCGGCTCTGTCGGCCCCGGGGAGAGATCACCCCGCAGGAGCGCGCCCAGCACGGGATCGTCGAGGACGAGGCCCGCCTGCAGGAACCCTTTGCGGCGGAGTGGGACCGCTTCGTCAACCTCCGCAAGAGCGGCCCGATGGCCGCGCACCACGCCATGGTCGAAAACGGCTTTCTCAAGGCCCAGTGGGCCTACCCGCCAGCCTCGCCGGACTTCCTGCATGAGGGTAGGACGCTGGCCGACTGGGGGCCGTGGATCGACACCCGGCAGCTCTACGCCCGCGTCTATCCGGGGCTGGAAGGCTACGGGCTCTCGGAACTGGTCGGTTCGTTCGGGCTTCAGGAACGTCTCGACACCGAGGCCGACCGGCTCTGCCCCGAGCGCCGCGGCAAGTACCACTGTGCCCTTTACGACGCGTTGGCTTCGGCCCTGCTGCTCCTGCGGTTGGGTGGGGAGGAAGGCTTTGAAAACATGAGCATCCCCTGGCTGCTGACCCAGAGCCAGGCCTCGGGTGAGAAGCGTCAGGCTGCCAGCCAGGGCGGTCTTTTTGAATAAAGAGAAGTCTGGGTCCGGGGGTGGGGTTTCAACGTTGAAAGTTCCATTGAACGCCGAAGCACCGGAAGCGTCTAATCTGAAGATAACAGAACTCCTAACTCTTCTCTTCCGCCCTTCATAAATACGAGAGGGCGTATCTTCTATGAAAGCTTCTTTATTCGCCCGGCGCCGTATTCTCGTGACGCGGTTCGCCTTGATTTTGTGCGTATCGCCGCTGCTGTTCTGCTCAAGTGCCTGGGATGCCTTGTCCCACGTCTTTTCGGAGTCGCTGTTCGCGTTGGGCATCGCTCTGGTTGGCGTCGGCGTCATCGGGCGGGTGTGGTGCTTCAGCTACATTTCCGGTCGCAAGCAGGCCGAGTTGGTGACAGAGGGGCCGTATTCGTTGACGCGTAACCCGCTCTATCTTTTTACCCTGATCGCGGCGGTCGGCATCGGTTTTACTAGCGAGACCTTGTTTGTGCCGCTGGCTGTACTGGCGCTTTTCGCCCTGAGCTATCCGGCCGTTATTCGCCAGGAGGAACGTGCGTTGGAGGAGATACATGGAGCGAATTTCGCGCGTTACCGTGAATCGACCCCGCGGTTCTGGCCCAGTTTTGGACTCTACAGCGAACCGCAGGAGATCCAACTGAATCCGCGCGTATTCCGACGAGGACTCCAGGATGTGGTCTGGTTTATCGTGGCCTGCGGGACTTTTGAGATCATCGAGGGCTTACAGGAGGCCGGGATGGTGCCGGTTTTTATGCACTTGGTGTAAGGCTGGCCAGCCCCATGCCGCTCAAGGTGTCGTTGCCTTGAATCCAGCATGAGGCGTCCCCTGAAGGCGTAGTTACTTCTGACACTGCAAGGGGGCTGGCTGCGTCATCGTCCGGAAATGCTGGTGGCAGGCTGTTTTAGTCATTCCGCCGGCGAAGAAGCAAGACCGCAAGCGCGGCCAGGGCGAGGAACCCGATGGTCTGCGGCTCGGGCACAACCCCGACACCAAAATTATAGGTCCAGTCCCCGCTGCTGGTGGGGGTCATCGACCCGTCGTTTAGATAGCCGCTCGCCTCAAGTGTAATCTTGTACAGGCCAATATCCGTAAAACCCCAGTTGAGGTGCACATGTCCGCCCTCCAGGAATAAAAACGAATCGTTCGTGGTAATACCATCGACGGTTGACATCCAGACGGTGGTGGCACCAAGGGCTCCCGTGCTCCACAGGGAGAAGTTCCCGGTGCCCTCGCCGATGTATTCGACACTCTTCAACTGGATGGTGATCCAGCGCGAGGGGGTATCTGTTACTCGGGGATCGAGGCTGGAATAGGCCGCAAACGTACCGGGCGCGGTTTCCTCCGAGGCGAAGCCCGGCCAGACAATCGACGGCTCCTGTGTTTGCGGAAGAATCCATATCGGCTCTCCGGCTTCGGTTCCGATAAAATCCCATTGACTGCCTGAGGGACGGTTAATGCGCGCTCCGGCATTCCAGGCCTCATCCCTGGCATGGAACACCACGTCGGACGGGTTCAGATAACCGACACTATCATGGTGAACTCCGACCTGCCAGCTACCGCCGGAGTAGTTGAAATCGAGATCGACGTGTCCCTGATCCAGAATGACCTGCGCGGACAATCCCTGAGTGAAAGCGAGCGAAGCAAGCGCCCCGGCGACAAGAAGAGCACGGATGCTGGCGGAATTTGAGTAGCGGTGGTGAATCTTAGTTTGCATGAGAGTTCCAAGGTTGAATTTTTATTGAGGCGGACGCGCGAAGTTCTCCCCACGGTCGAAGCGACGTTTCATCTCGATAGCGGGAATATTTTCAACATGTCCGTCGGCAAAAAGGTAGTTTGACGATCCATTGGTATGAGCGCGGTTGGAGTCACCCATACGGTGACGGTTGGGCTCTATGTCGCTGATAAACGTGCCCCATCCGGCATCCCAACCCTCCGCGTGCGTGTGGTCGTTCTGGACGCTGGTTCCGGTGCGCGAATCAGAAATACTTCCCGCCCAGAAGGTTTCCGGTGGGTTGGTCAGGCGGAAAAGATTATTGTAAGAATCCATAAGCCCCCCGAACGGGTCATACCTGGGATCAAACGCGATGTTGTTGAGAATGTAGCTGGTGCCGCCGCCCTTGAGGCGATCAGGGCCATGTGGGTCGGCCGGGCAGATGCGCACCTCGTCAATGTCATTCAGATAAGGGGACAGGGCGTAAATCCACGCGATTTCGTAGCCTTCCGACCCGGTCACGTGCGTGGTGGGCGGAAGTGTCCCATTATGGTCATTGGCGTAGGTGAACATGGCGTTACCGATCTGGCGCAGATTTGAGGCGCAGGAAACCCGCCAGGCCAGCATTCTGGCTTGCCCGAGTGCGGCGACTACCAACGAGGCAACAACACTAATAATGATGATGCACACGAGGACTTCCATAAGGGTGAAACCGGGATGAAAGGATACGGGCCGCTTGCTCATGAATCTCCCGAACCTCGCCCAGCCGTTGATCTATTGAATAAAGATGGCATCATATCAAAAGGGCATGTAGTGCAAGTTGCTTGCAATAGTCAACTGCCAAGGGGCTTTTGTTGCAAATAATTTGCGTTTCAGTGCTTGCTTGAGATCCGATAGCCGGGGGCCTCAACCCGCTGCTGGCGGACAGCTCGGTTTCAACCCCTCCAGAGAATCGCCGCCAGTATGCCTCTGCTCCTGCGGGTCCTTCCATCGTATGAAGGTGACGTTGTCGAGGGTCTTGCTGACCTTTTGCTGTCGCTATGGCTAATCAGCCAGGCGGACAAGCTCGTCCCGGTCCAGAATGCTTATGTCTTTGCCGTCCATGCGGATGACCCCAGTCTCAGCGAGGCGGGCGAAGACCCGCGAAAGCGTCTCCGGGGACGTGCCGAGGAGGTTGGCCAACTGGCCCTTGGGCAGGCGCAGTGTCACCCGGTCGGGATGCTTCTGGCTTTCCGTCAGATAAATCAGATGGGAGGCCAGGCGGGCCGGGACCTCCTTCAGCGCGAGGCTTTCGATCTGCTGGGTGAAGCGGCGAAGCTTTTGCGAGAGATTCGCCAGCATGTTCAGGGAGAGAGTGGGGTGGCGGGAAATCGTCTCTGCCAGCTCCGCCCGCGGGAAATAGAGCAAGCGCGAAGCCTGCGTCGCGCTGGCCGAGGCCGGGTACGGAGCGCCATGAAAGACCGGGACTTCCGCGAAGGACTCGACCGGTCCGCATACGTGCAGGATGATTTCCCTCCCCTCGGCGTTGCTTTTGAAGATCTTCACCTGGCCCTCCGCCACGAGGTAGAAGCCCTGCGCAGGCGTTCCCTCGACGAAGATCAACTCGCCGCGGGCCACACGCTTTTCCGTACAGATACCGGCCAGCGAGGAGATATCCTGCTCACCCAGCCCCTGAAACAGGCTGCATCGGGAGATGATGGCTTCGTATGCACTCATGATCGTTCGGAAGACGTGGTAGCGACAGTAGAGGGGATGCTGGGGGTGAGACGATGGAATTTTCCTGAAAAAGGAACGGTTTTTGACTTGGGTCAAGGAACTCCAGGGCGAGTTTTGCTAAACTCCCGGAAAATGAACCATGAAAATCAGGGAAACCTTCAGGCAATTCTGGCCTCGTAGATTCTTGTATTCAAAATAAACTACATTAACTCTCCTCCCAAGACTAACCATGTCCACTCCTCTTCAAGAAGAAATCCACGGCCACGCCGTGCTGCAAATGATGAGCGAATCCGACCGCACCTTTTCGCGGCAGAGCTTGATCGAAGCGATTCGAAATACCTTTGGCGAACAGGCCCGCTTCTACATCTGCTCAGGCGGGGGGATGGACGCCGAGGAACTGGTCGATACCCTCATCGCCAAGGGAAAGTTTCAGGGCCCGGCGGACGCCTTTCAGTTCAACCCGCAGGCGATGTGCGATCACTAACGGATCCCTCACGGACATGAAAGCGCTGCCCATGCCCACCGTTCCCGAGCCAGCCCGCTGCGGTTTCTGGCGGCTCGTCGCCGAGGGCGAGC
Coding sequences within:
- a CDS encoding 3'-5' exonuclease, which gives rise to MHWKDCAIHVVDFEGSRNSGVVEFGLVTLWDGEIAACATRLCRPRGEITPQERAQHGIVEDEARLQEPFAAEWDRFVNLRKSGPMAAHHAMVENGFLKAQWAYPPASPDFLHEGRTLADWGPWIDTRQLYARVYPGLEGYGLSELVGSFGLQERLDTEADRLCPERRGKYHCALYDALASALLLLRLGGEEGFENMSIPWLLTQSQASGEKRQAASQGGLFE
- a CDS encoding methyltransferase family protein, with amino-acid sequence MKASLFARRRILVTRFALILCVSPLLFCSSAWDALSHVFSESLFALGIALVGVGVIGRVWCFSYISGRKQAELVTEGPYSLTRNPLYLFTLIAAVGIGFTSETLFVPLAVLALFALSYPAVIRQEERALEEIHGANFARYRESTPRFWPSFGLYSEPQEIQLNPRVFRRGLQDVVWFIVACGTFEIIEGLQEAGMVPVFMHLV
- a CDS encoding choice-of-anchor M domain-containing protein, yielding MQTKIHHRYSNSASIRALLVAGALASLAFTQGLSAQVILDQGHVDLDFNYSGGSWQVGVHHDSVGYLNPSDVVFHARDEAWNAGARINRPSGSQWDFIGTEAGEPIWILPQTQEPSIVWPGFASEETAPGTFAAYSSLDPRVTDTPSRWITIQLKSVEYIGEGTGNFSLWSTGALGATTVWMSTVDGITTNDSFLFLEGGHVHLNWGFTDIGLYKITLEASGYLNDGSMTPTSSGDWTYNFGVGVVPEPQTIGFLALAALAVLLLRRRND
- a CDS encoding DUF1559 domain-containing protein, which codes for MSKRPVSFHPGFTLMEVLVCIIIISVVASLVVAALGQARMLAWRVSCASNLRQIGNAMFTYANDHNGTLPPTTHVTGSEGYEIAWIYALSPYLNDIDEVRICPADPHGPDRLKGGGTSYILNNIAFDPRYDPFGGLMDSYNNLFRLTNPPETFWAGSISDSRTGTSVQNDHTHAEGWDAGWGTFISDIEPNRHRMGDSNRAHTNGSSNYLFADGHVENIPAIEMKRRFDRGENFARPPQ
- a CDS encoding Crp/Fnr family transcriptional regulator, translated to MSAYEAIISRCSLFQGLGEQDISSLAGICTEKRVARGELIFVEGTPAQGFYLVAEGQVKIFKSNAEGREIILHVCGPVESFAEVPVFHGAPYPASASATQASRLLYFPRAELAETISRHPTLSLNMLANLSQKLRRFTQQIESLALKEVPARLASHLIYLTESQKHPDRVTLRLPKGQLANLLGTSPETLSRVFARLAETGVIRMDGKDISILDRDELVRLAD
- a CDS encoding YecH family metal-binding protein, which codes for MSTPLQEEIHGHAVLQMMSESDRTFSRQSLIEAIRNTFGEQARFYICSGGGMDAEELVDTLIAKGKFQGPADAFQFNPQAMCDH